The Onychomys torridus chromosome 4, mOncTor1.1, whole genome shotgun sequence DNA window aaaatggttattcttatttgtgtgtaGAGATGACAGGACAATTTTTAGTAGTAGGTTTGGCTCTCTTCCTCCACTGTGTGAGTTCTAAAAATCAAACTTTGGTTGTCAACCTTGGCAGCAGTCtgtcttactcactgagccatctcactggctcatgCACACATTTTTGTacctgtacatatatatgtgtttgccttggaatattactttaaaatgaaatgacattGAGTAGGTACCATGGTTTTAATGTGTCTCTAAAAATTTATACTGGTATTAGGAGGTAGAATATTTGGGAGATGATTGGGATAAGATGAGGTCATAATGGTGGGACCATCATGATGTTACTAGTGGCTTTATAAGAGACAAAATTCACCTGATCTAGCAAATCACTATCTCACCATGTGATGCCCTTTTCCATTTTGCAACACAGCAGAAAGGCCCTCTTAGATGGTAATAATATTCCAGTACCATGCTCTGAGAATTCCTAGCCTTTGAGACCATGAGTCAAATAAGCCTCTCTTCTATATAAAGTGCTCAATCTcaggtgtttcattatagcaGTGTAAAATAGACTAAGAAGGCAAACCTGATCAATCAGAAAAGTTCTGACATATCTTTCATATGAGCCCCAGAATGTCTGTGTTGCACATATTTAAAGATATTCCCAGACCACATGTGAACCAATGATATGCACATACTCACAAGGAGACCCAATCAGCTGTAGTTGGCTTCATACCAGTCCAAGAAAATATGTGGGAAAAGCTACCAGAAAGAGGAAAACCCCTGCATGAACTTGATTATTAAAATGCTCAATGCACAAACTCCCAATAACATGAATGCTTTAAAAATGGAGAGAACTATGTAACCTGTCTTTAAATAATGACAGCATCTCACTGGTTTTGCATAGAACAACAATGGTCAATACCAAAACCTTCCCATGAAACAAGGAGGGCAAAAGTTCTCCAAAGGCAAAATTCCAtcaaaatggaaacataaaagaaatttaCATTTCACCAAGCCAGACCAACTCGGCAGAAACTGAGTTTCCCATCATCTGAATTTGAACTACACCTCTGGACAATTCTGCTACATGATCTGGCCTAAGAACCACTGACCTTGAATATCTTTCATATCCTTCAACTTTCCTCACTTGAATCCATCGAAGGATTACACTATGCCAGGAACATCATCACACTATTGCCAGGTTCCATGCACAGAGCTGTGGGGATTAACTTCTCAGGTGATCTCAGGTGGGGATCACCCTTAAGACCTGAGTTAAGCTCTCCTCCTGGAACCAAGTTACCACACATAGTGCCCATATGCTTACTTCTTTCTCTCAAAGTTCCAAACTACTAAAAAAAaggctttatattttaatatatgtataatatacatatataataatgatatatatattaagatataTATACCTTAGAAAAGCATCAGCATTAAAATCCAAACAGAACCATCCATTCAGCTCCATGTGGCCCTCACCTTGACATATCAAATGCAGcagaatttctaagcagtcttattaaattaaaaacacggagccaaacacaggggtgaaagccttagagatcagagaaacagtgagaGCCACACACCAACCAACCCTACCTCACCACATTGCAGCTTCTACCTCGATCTAAGTATAAACACAGCTAAGAAAACGAAAGGACAAAGGTTTTAGGTGTTGCACTCCAACACGTTTTACTGTCCCAGAACCCAGCAAATGTACTTGAATAGGAAGAATTTGAGTAAAAATATTGGCTATTGTTTCCTTTAATCTTCAGTTTAAGCATGATTGCCACTCAACATTATAAGAAGCCAGAAGTCTTTATCTTGCCTGGGTATTCTGAATGCTTAAAATTTGCCCCAGTCTCTGAAGATCCTCTCTAGCTTCTGGCTAAGGAAAACTTTGCCTCTCACTTTGAACTTGCCAGCCAAGAAAGCCTTCTGTGGGTTCATCTTACCCACAACTAACTCCATGAAGACAGAGTCAGGGATGATGAAGACAGTGTCTGCTGGAAGCCGGGCAGAGCCCAGGTATGTGTCCCCAGAACCATTCTTGAGGTCAATGGTCCACTGCAGAACAGTCTTCCCGTCTTTGGTGATGTCCAGCTGAAAGATGGCATTTACTTTCTTTACCAGTTGGGCTCCTACTTCTTTGATGTGATGGCTAATGTCCTCAAACATGGAGAAGCCCTGAAAGTCTGACAGTTCTAGAGGGTGTGGCAGTGCCGTCTCTGTGGCCGATCCCAGAGCCAGAGAATGGCAAGTCTGAGGCCTATCCCCAGCTTTGATCTTGGCTTGAGGATCAGTTCTCTTCCACATCTTACTATGGTCCTCTTGACCTTGCCGTCTGGTCTATGAGTGGCTGTGGCCAGATTAATGTTTGTAGGTCAGATTGTGACATCAAAGGCAAGGCTCAAGCAGGGACTGAGGCTAGAGTGTGTGCTGCAATCTTATTGGCCAAACAAATCCTAAAATATGACATAGGGTAGGGGCTCAGACAAGTAATTGTGAGGCAGAAATATACcataccctcacacacacacacacacacagtaccaccaccaccacacccgaCCAACTAGAACTTCTGGGGTCACTAGGCCAAAGGTCTGAACTCTTCAGGTGACTTTGTATAATATTTAAgggtccagccttaatattatacaattCCAGGGGCCCAGGAGAGACAGTACCATCGGCGCGGGAATGAATCCAATTGCACGGAGCTCTTTTATACAGTTCGTTTATTCGTCAGTCATCATCATTCAGTCACCCATTCTCTCAATTCTCTTAATTTCCTTGGTTCCCTTAATTTCCACCTCCTTCTCTCAGAACTGGTCTATATGCATCCCAAGCAGCAACACCTCATGTTTTGTATACAACACAGCATTGTAGGGTCCCCACCAGAGGCTTCCTGGCCATtttatttgcaacccaaaaggggagagaTAAGAGTGAAGTCAGCAGttggaataaatcagaaaaggaatttatgtgctagAAACACATCCTTATTGTGGTTAGGTGAAGGCATTACgagtctatcataaatgtgtCCAACTATAAACTTACGGGTTATAATAGGGTAGGGAAAGTCTGGAGGTCACTGCAAGTTAAAACTGTCACTTTTTTCCTCTGCCCTTGGTTTCCTGACAGGGTGGGGAAGGAGTACTGATAGTGGGTCACTCCACAGCACAGTTTGAAGTGCCTGCTGAGAGGAAAATCCCTTGGATCTAAGAAGttctctgttattccttgttctccctttctgttcttgatccagctgggatctcctgctcccctaagctttctttccctcaaaccttgcccttcatta harbors:
- the Scp2d1 gene encoding SCP2 sterol-binding domain-containing protein 1 yields the protein MWKRTDPQAKIKAGDRPQTCHSLALGSATETALPHPLELSDFQGFSMFEDISHHIKEVGAQLVKKVNAIFQLDITKDGKTVLQWTIDLKNGSGDTYLGSARLPADTVFIIPDSVFMELVVGKMNPQKAFLAGKFKVRGKVFLSQKLERIFRDWGKF